Proteins from a genomic interval of Papaver somniferum cultivar HN1 chromosome 4, ASM357369v1, whole genome shotgun sequence:
- the LOC113273022 gene encoding uncharacterized protein LOC113273022: MHRHLVKKIIEEPCRVEPQFNYQFDALNIRGHSPEQQIISALRIIGYDKPADAKEDVRQILREKEDRGFPGGSLDYMHWPPVRALGHSYRNFNERQMALSKDVERAFGILERKFAIICGPYRGLSPREMHKTILTCIILHNIIIQETRRRKEWTNYEDEDLEPEIQPQRGVPAKIMEND, translated from the exons ATGCATCGGCACCTAGtgaaaaagattattgaagagcCTTGTcgggtagaacctcaatttaattatcagtttgatgcactaaATATTAGGGGTCATAGTCCTGAACAACAAATTATTTCAGCTTTAAGGATTATAGGTTATGACAAACCAGCGGATGCGA AGGAAGATGTTAGACAAATTTTGAGGGAGAAGGAGGATAGGGGATTCCCAGGAGGTAGTCTTGATTAtatgcattgg CCCCCTGTTCGTGCATTGGGCCATTCATACCGGAATTTTAACGAACGCCAAATGGCGTTGAGTAAGGATGTGGAACGCGCTTTTGGAATTTTGGAGAGGAAGTTCGCTATCATTTGTGGTCCATATCGTGGTTTAagtcctcgtgaaatgcacaagactatACTCACTTGCATAATTCTCCATAACATAATAATTCAAGAAACCCGTCGCCGTAAGGAGTGGACTAACTACGAAGATGAAGATCTGGAGCCTGAGATCCAACCACAAAGAGGCGTGCCTGCAAAAATTATGgaaaatgactaa